Proteins encoded in a region of the Ziziphus jujuba cultivar Dongzao chromosome 3, ASM3175591v1 genome:
- the LOC107423351 gene encoding protein DMP2, whose protein sequence is MHIPFLSKRKKNKNTLPTMGASSSSSSTKTSQNKGVQQKAFTGVGNLIKLLPTGTVFLFQFLNPVVTNNGKCNTVNKYLDAILIGLCGLSCCFASFTDSYTDSDGNIHYGIVTKNGLWPTSSSSSSTDLSSYKLRFGDFVHAFFAVIVFAGLSLLDTNTVRCFYPEFEDTEKVLLQVLPPVIGVVSGSVFMLFPNTRHGIGYPQSDSTSQNTT, encoded by the coding sequence ATGCACATTCCCTTTCTCTCAAAacgaaagaaaaacaaaaacacattaCCAACAATGGGTGCATCAAGCTCTTCTTCCTCTACCAAAACATCTCAAAATAAGGGTGTCCAACAAAAAGCCTTTACAGGGGTTGGAAACCTCATAAAACTCCTCCCAACAGGAACAGTCTTCTTGTTCCAATTCCTCAACCCTGTCGTCACCAACAATGGCAAATGCAACACCGTCAACAAGTACCTCGACGCCATTCTCATCGGCCTCTGTGGCCTTTCTTGTTGCTTTGCATCTTTCACTGATAGTTACACTGACAGTGATGGAAATATCCACTATGGAATTGTCACTAAAAATGGCCTTTGGCCAACTTCTAGTTCGTCAAGTTCCACAGATTTATCATCATATAAGCTAAGGTTTGGAGATTTCGTGCACGCTTTCTTCGCGGTGATTGTGTTCGCGGGATTGTCTCTCCTTGATACAAATACTGTGAGGTGTTTCTATCCGGAATTTGAAGATACAGAGAAAgttcttcttcaagttttgcCTCCTGTTATTGGTGTGGTTTCAGGCTCTGTGTTTATGTTGTTTCCTAATACTCGCCATGGAATTGGATATCCTCAAAGTGATAGTACATCACAGAATACTACCTAG